A portion of the Pagrus major chromosome 8, Pma_NU_1.0 genome contains these proteins:
- the LOC141000979 gene encoding ovochymase-2, whose product MRTSAALLSLWFWVNTGINAAQTASKCGSPPVWSPMSQSPRVVGGAEATYGSHPWLVSLRNKGSHFCGGAILTDRWILTTAHCFASLSKEFLSGVRVVAGDFDLRVDDEEEQVLLIKSASVHEKYHHSAPMSYDIALLELDQHIQFGARVKPICLPLPDENVPPETSCIVGGWGRMKEKGRLPAVLREVQLDLVDPAKCKHVLQTIKSSLLNQRPARPQPALTVLCAGPERGGRDACQGDSGGPLVCPAGSGGGHWVAMGITSWGKGCGRSWGNNSSRPPSRRGSPGVFTDVKLLLPWIKRKLREDQLLMSSSSDRLYQVCVCVCVCVHVSDLCSVRDGHVTDSEDVIRNPARPGDHYDNNQLCVWSISVPPGYSILLEFDHFHVENDSYCRYDRLTVSVGTHRPVGIFCGSVPPGPLLLNNSQTATLLFSSDINRSGSGFVIRHRAVKGRSDPECGTVVLVEGQTAIHSPNYPQFYGNDCVLRWVIYAPHGHVVKLDFADFSLEESDRCSYDSLTVLGDVEGRDEIAVLCGGSVPPPVLSYRSAMVLQFTSDSSITHRGFSATLTFISHTDLHDQDTTDVETLGHGLRDHQDDLAANQRGVASYVNLDVADPVMQESSSRVLSLQVDMDPESSEDPRLLMEMGSDDEDYSGESSGVGSNI is encoded by the exons atgaGGACCAGTGccgctctgctctctctctggttTTGGGTCAACACTGGCATCAATGCTGCTCAAACAG CTTCAAAGTGTGGGAGTCCTCCGGTGTGGAGCCCGATGAGTCAGTCTCCGAGGGTGGTCGGAGGGGCTGAGGCCACATACGGATCACATCCATGGCTG GTTTCCCTGCGGAACAAGGGCTCTCATTTCTGTGGAGGGGCCATCCTGACTGACCGCTGGATCCTGACCACTGCACACTGCTTTGCATCACTCTCAAA AGAGTTTCTCAGTGGTGTGAGAGTGGTGGCGGGAGACTTTGACCTGAGagtagatgatgaagaggagcaaGTCCTTCTCATCAAGTCTGCCTCCGTCCACGAGAAGTACCATCATTCTGCGCCTATGAGCTACGACATAGCTCTGCTGGAGTTGGATCAGCACATTCAATTCG gAGCTCGTGTCAAGCCAATATGTCTGCCTTTGCCTGATGAGAACGTACCACCTGAAaccagttgcattgtgggtggaTGGGGCAGGATGAAGGAAA AGGGTCGTCTACCTGCTGTGCTCAGAGAGGTCCAGTTAGACCTGGTGGACCCggccaaatgtaaacatgtcCTTCAGACCATCAAAAGCTCACTGCTTAACCAGAGACCTGCAAGGCCGCAGCCAGCCCTGACAGTCCTGTGTGCCGggccagagagaggaggaagagacgcCTGCCAG gGGGACTCAGGGGGTCCCCTGGTATGTCCGGCAGGTTCAGGCGGCGGTCACTGGGTAGCAATGGGCATAACCTCCTGGGGGAAGGGATGTGGTCGGAGCTGGGGAAACAACAGCAGCCGGCCCCCTTCCAGAAGAGGATCTCCAGGGGTTTTCACTGATGtcaagctgctgctgccctgGATCAAGCGTAAACTGAGAGAGG ACCAGCTG ctgatgagcagcagcagcgatcGACTTTATCAA gtgtgtgtgtgcgtgtgcgtgtgtgtgcatgtgtcagaTCTCTGCAGTGTGAGAGACGGGCATGTAACTGACAGCGAGGACGTAATCAGAAACCCCGCCCGCCCTGGTGATCACTATGACAACAACCA gttgtgtgtgtggagcatcAGTGTTCCTCCAGGTTACAGTATTCTCTTGGAGTTTGATCATTTTCATGTGGAGAATGACTCATACTGCCGCTACGATCGACTCACTGTTTCAGTCGGGACCCACAGGCCTGTTG GGATTTTCTGTGGAAGCGTCCCTCCAGGCCCACTGCTACTAAATAATTCCCAGACTGCAAcacttctcttctcctctgacATTAACCGATCAGGAAGTGGCTTCGTCATTAGGCATCGTGCTGTCAAGGGACGCTCTGATCCTG aaTGCGGGACTGTTGTTCTAGTTGAGGGTCAGACTGCGATCCACAGCCCAAATTACCCACAGTTCTACGGTAATGACTGTGTCCTTCGCTGGGTTATCTACGCTCCACACGGTCATGTTGTGAAG ctTGATTTTGCTGATTTTTCCCTGGAAGAGTCAGACAGATGCTCGTATGATTCCCTCACTGTCCTCGGAGATGTGGAAGGAAGAGATGAAATCG cTGTGCTGTGCGGTGGTAGcgttcctcctcctgtcctctcctacCGCAGCGCCATGGTGCTTCAGTTCACGTCAGacagcagcatcacacacaGAGGCTTCAGTGCGACACTTACATTCATCAGCCATACAG ACCTGCATGATCAGGACACAACCGATGTGGAGACTCTTGGACACGGTCTGAGAGACCACCAAGATGATTTGGCAGCTAACCAGAGAGGCGTGGCATCATATG TGAACCTGGATGTAGCAGACCCAGTTATGCAGGAGTCAAGCAGCAGAGTTCTGTCCCTCCAGGTCGATATGGACCCTGAGAGCTCAGAGGATCCCAGACTGCTTATGGAAATGGGCTCAGATGATGAAGACTACAGCGGAGAATCTAGTGGAGTGGGTAGTAACATATGA